In a genomic window of Candidatus Nanopelagicales bacterium:
- a CDS encoding TfoX/Sxy family protein, protein MAYDRGLADRVLAEMDDEPDVMTRKMFGGLCVMWRGNMLGGVIGDDLALRVGADAYDDLIDRPGARPMDFTGRPMKGMLMVSPSVLGDETALAEWIGKAKDFVGTLPAK, encoded by the coding sequence GTGGCCTACGACCGGGGGCTAGCTGACAGGGTCCTAGCCGAGATGGATGACGAACCGGACGTAATGACGCGCAAGATGTTCGGAGGGCTTTGCGTGATGTGGCGCGGGAACATGCTCGGCGGCGTCATTGGCGATGACCTGGCGCTCAGGGTCGGCGCGGACGCCTATGACGATCTCATCGATCGACCCGGCGCCCGGCCGATGGACTTCACCGGCAGGCCCATGAAGGGCATGCTCATGGTCTCCCCGTCCGTGCTGGGTGACGAAACAGCGCTGGCCGAGTGGATCGGCAAAGCGAAGGACTTCGTGGGGACGCTTCCGGCCAAGTAG
- a CDS encoding DUF4916 domain-containing protein, with protein sequence MGEVADFTQTQGGWLSDDDLIQARGQLPVVYLDAVPVRVDAVGQVTHVGLLLQAMPDGSLSRTVVSGRVHVGERIRDALLRHLEKDLGPVALPRIPAAPQPFTVVEYFPDPSITGFQDPRQHAVSLAFVVPLDGDCQPSRQALDLAWYTPAQVVSSDVVMEMTGGRDRLLRMALAHAGVLP encoded by the coding sequence ATGGGCGAGGTTGCCGACTTCACGCAAACGCAAGGCGGGTGGCTCAGCGACGACGACTTGATCCAGGCAAGAGGCCAGCTGCCGGTCGTGTACTTGGACGCGGTCCCTGTTCGAGTCGACGCGGTCGGGCAAGTCACTCATGTCGGACTTCTGCTTCAAGCGATGCCAGACGGCTCCCTGAGTCGAACCGTGGTCTCAGGCCGCGTTCACGTGGGCGAGCGGATTCGGGACGCTCTTCTCAGACACCTGGAGAAGGACCTGGGACCCGTCGCCCTGCCCCGAATTCCCGCGGCTCCGCAGCCATTCACCGTCGTGGAGTACTTCCCCGACCCCTCCATCACCGGATTCCAGGATCCCCGACAGCACGCTGTGAGCCTGGCGTTCGTGGTACCGCTCGACGGCGACTGCCAGCCGTCGCGGCAGGCTCTGGATCTCGCCTGGTACACCCCGGCGCAGGTCGTGAGCAGTGACGTCGTCATGGAGATGACC
- a CDS encoding peptide MFS transporter, with translation MTSKPPGDAGVTRSTFLGHPRALATLSMTEMWERFSYFGMRALLALYLVAPPDGVTPPGGGLGFSRGEATAIYGTYIALVYMFPLAGGWIADRILGARRSVLIGGIVIASGHFMMAVPTELTFWLGLLSIALGTGLLKPCMSAMVGGLYAPGDDSRRDAGFSLFYMGINIGAFLSPLVCGTLANAINWHWGFAAAGVGMTLGLIQYVAGWRHLGNVGGQPDNPASPETRKRVFVGASIGLLCFAIAVAADSLWRGFSMANLVDILTIVIVALPVVYFWRLFRSRDLSDDERSRARAYVFLFLASAMFWMIFDQAGSTLNVFAQDNTDRTILGWQMPAPFLQAVNPLFIILFAPVFARLWSKLGDRAPSTPVKFSLALFGIGGSFLIMIIPGTNADNGIPSAVWWLILVFLIQTWSELLLSPVGLSATTRLAPRGMESQLLALWFLSFAVGDTLGGQIANELEDLQFGSYYAVFGGAAVVFGVVLFALSPVVRKLMRGTR, from the coding sequence ATGACGAGTAAACCACCAGGCGACGCCGGAGTCACCCGGTCAACGTTCCTCGGACATCCACGCGCACTGGCGACCCTCTCCATGACCGAGATGTGGGAACGCTTCTCCTACTTCGGCATGCGCGCGCTGCTCGCCCTGTACCTAGTAGCTCCACCGGATGGTGTGACTCCCCCCGGAGGTGGGCTGGGGTTCTCCAGGGGCGAGGCGACAGCGATCTACGGGACGTACATAGCGCTTGTGTACATGTTCCCGCTCGCGGGAGGCTGGATCGCGGACCGGATCCTGGGCGCCCGGCGCTCAGTGCTCATCGGCGGGATAGTGATCGCGTCCGGTCATTTCATGATGGCCGTGCCGACCGAACTGACGTTCTGGCTGGGCCTGCTGTCGATAGCGCTGGGGACAGGTCTGCTGAAGCCCTGCATGTCGGCGATGGTTGGCGGTCTGTACGCACCGGGGGACGACTCACGCCGGGACGCTGGCTTCTCGCTGTTCTACATGGGTATCAACATTGGGGCGTTCTTGTCCCCCCTTGTCTGCGGAACGCTGGCCAACGCGATCAACTGGCACTGGGGCTTCGCCGCGGCGGGCGTGGGCATGACGCTCGGCCTGATCCAGTACGTGGCAGGCTGGCGACACCTCGGCAACGTAGGAGGTCAGCCCGACAACCCTGCCTCCCCGGAAACACGGAAGCGGGTCTTCGTCGGCGCCTCCATCGGACTGCTGTGCTTCGCGATCGCCGTCGCCGCGGACTCGCTCTGGCGAGGGTTCAGCATGGCGAACCTCGTGGACATCCTCACCATCGTCATCGTCGCCCTGCCCGTGGTCTACTTCTGGCGGCTGTTCCGATCAAGGGATCTGAGCGACGACGAGCGATCCCGCGCGCGGGCGTACGTGTTTCTGTTCCTCGCTTCTGCCATGTTCTGGATGATCTTCGATCAGGCGGGATCGACCCTGAACGTCTTCGCCCAAGACAACACCGATCGCACGATCCTCGGCTGGCAAATGCCGGCACCGTTCCTTCAGGCCGTCAATCCACTGTTCATCATCTTGTTCGCGCCTGTGTTCGCTCGCCTGTGGAGCAAGCTGGGCGACCGGGCTCCCAGCACACCCGTGAAGTTCTCGCTGGCGCTCTTCGGGATCGGAGGGTCATTCCTCATCATGATCATCCCGGGGACAAACGCGGACAACGGCATCCCCTCCGCAGTGTGGTGGCTCATCCTGGTCTTCCTAATCCAAACCTGGTCGGAACTCCTGCTTTCCCCGGTGGGATTGTCAGCGACCACCCGGCTCGCGCCGCGCGGAATGGAAAGCCAACTCCTGGCGCTGTGGTTCCTGTCATTCGCAGTCGGGGACACGCTGGGAGGGCAGATCGCCAATGAACTTGAGGATTTGCAGTTCGGCTCCTACTACGCGGTGTTCGGCGGAGCGGCCGTGGTCTTCGGCGTAGTGCTGTTCGCACTCTCCCCGGTCGTACGCAAACTGATGCGCGGAACCCGCTGA
- a CDS encoding ABC transporter ATP-binding protein, with translation MSRTVSEVIQLAAATVVRGGVPVLDRVDWSVRTGERWVVLGPNGAGKSTLLDMVATVVHPTRGQVKLLGETLGLVDVFSIRPMIGVVSPRSATLIPDGESVLDAVMTAAWARSGRWREEYADEDVERAHFLLQVMGVVSLADRAVGTLSDGERKRVLIARALMPNPELLLLDEPAAGLDLGAREALVERLSVLAKEPTGPVQVLITHHVEEIPPGFDHALLLRDGQAMASGLTESVLTDENVTKTFDVPLTVRRVFGRYWAFAD, from the coding sequence GTGTCGCGAACTGTGAGCGAGGTCATCCAACTAGCGGCCGCCACGGTGGTGCGCGGGGGTGTTCCCGTGCTGGACCGTGTCGACTGGTCCGTGCGCACGGGGGAGCGCTGGGTCGTACTGGGCCCGAATGGGGCGGGAAAGTCGACGTTGCTCGACATGGTTGCAACTGTTGTCCACCCGACTCGTGGACAGGTCAAGCTGCTTGGCGAGACGCTGGGCCTAGTGGACGTGTTCAGTATTCGTCCCATGATCGGTGTGGTTTCGCCGCGTTCCGCAACGCTCATACCTGACGGGGAGTCCGTGCTGGACGCGGTGATGACAGCCGCCTGGGCCAGGTCGGGCCGGTGGCGTGAGGAATACGCCGACGAGGACGTGGAACGCGCCCACTTCCTGCTGCAGGTGATGGGTGTCGTTTCGCTGGCGGATCGTGCCGTCGGGACGTTGTCTGATGGTGAGCGGAAGCGCGTTCTCATAGCCAGGGCACTGATGCCCAACCCTGAGTTGCTCCTGCTGGACGAGCCAGCGGCGGGCCTGGATCTGGGAGCGCGCGAGGCGTTGGTCGAGCGACTCTCCGTGCTGGCCAAGGAGCCCACGGGTCCGGTTCAGGTGCTGATCACGCATCACGTCGAGGAGATCCCGCCTGGGTTCGACCACGCGTTACTGCTACGGGATGGCCAAGCCATGGCGTCTGGCCTGACCGAAAGCGTGCTGACCGACGAGAACGTGACCAAGACCTTCGACGTTCCGCTCACCGTACGCCGGGTGTTCGGGAGGTACTGGGCTTTCGCCGACTGA